In the genome of Xenopus laevis strain J_2021 chromosome 1S, Xenopus_laevis_v10.1, whole genome shotgun sequence, one region contains:
- the LOC108707006 gene encoding NEDD8 produces MLIKVKTLTGKEIEIDIEPTDKVERIKERVEEKEGIPPQQQRLIYSGKQMNDEKTAADYKIQGGSVLHLVLALRGGC; encoded by the exons ATGTTGATCAAAGTGAAG aCGCTGACTGGCAAGGAGATAGAAATTGATATTGAGCCAACAGATAAG GTGGAGAGGATAAAGGAGCGAGTGGAGGAAAAGGAGGGGATTCCACCACAGCAACAAAGATTGATTTACAGTGGAAAACAAAT GAATGATGAGAAAACAGCAGCAGACTACAAGATACAGGGAGGTTCAGTGTTACATTTGGTCCTTGCACTTCGAGGGGGTTGCTGA
- the tm9sf1.S gene encoding transmembrane 9 superfamily member 1, with amino-acid sequence MCFLHLLSLLCVWLVAPSPATGDNRYKQGEPVMMYVNKVGPYHNPQETYHYYQLPVCAPEKIRLKSLTLGEVLDGDRMAESLYRIAFRQNAERETLCEMKLSISQVEELRTAIEELYYFEFMLDDIPIRGFLGYMEESGFLPHTHKIGLWSHLDINIEYNDDRIIYANVSVRDVKPFSLDDVRETLSLTHTYSVRWFPSSVTYERRGDRLRDSSFFPKSLEIHWLSIINSMVLVFLLLGFVVIILMRVLKSDLARYNLDEEGTDDMEQGDNGWKIIHTDVFRFPPYRSLLCAVLGVGFQFLALGTGIIVMVLLGLFNVHRHGAINSAAILLYALTCCVSGYVSSNFYRQLGGDRWVWNIILTTSLFSAPFFLTWSVVNSVHWANGSTQALPATTILLLLTVWLLVGFPLTVIGGIFGKNRAGNFEAPCRTKNISREIPRQPWYKSAPVHMAIGGFLPFSAISVELYYIFATVWGREQYTLYGILFIVFAILLSVGACISVALTYFQLSGEDYRWWWRSVLSTGSTGAFIFLYSVFYYWRRSNMSGVVQTVEFFGYSFLTAYVFFLMLGAVSFTASLRFIRYIYINLKMD; translated from the exons ATGTGTTTTCTACACCTGCTCTCACTATTATGTGTGTGGCTGGTGGCTCCATCTCCAGCCACTGGGGATAATCGATACAAACAAGGGGAGCCAGTGATGATGTATGTAAATAAAGTGGGCCCATATCACAATCCACAAGAGACTTATCACTACTACCAACTTCCAGTATGTGCTCCAGAGAAGATCCGCCTCAAGAGCTTAACACTCGGAGAAGTGTTGGATGGAGATCGCATGGCAGAGTCCTTGTACCGAATTGCATTCCGACAAAATGCGGAAAGAGAAACTCTTTGTGAGATGAAATTATCAATCAGCCAA GTAGAGGAGCTGCGCACAGCTATCGAAGAATTGTATTATTTTGAGTTTATGCTAGACGACATTCCAATACGTGGATTTTTGGGTTACATGGAAGAGAGTGGTTTCCTTCCACACACTCATAAAATCGGACTTTGGTCTCACTTGGACATTAACATTGAATATAATGATGATAGAATTATTTATGCTAATGTCAGTGTACGTGATGTCAAACCATTCAGCTTAGATGATGTGAGGGAGACACTCAGTCTGACGCACACATATAGTGTACGTTGGTTTCCAAGTTCTGTAACATATGAGCGGCGTGGAGATAGGCTTCGGGATTCAAGTTTCTTCCCCAAGAGCCTGGAGATTCACTGGCTCTCAATAATAAACTCTATGGTGCTGGTCTTTCTACTCTTGGGTTTTGTTGTCATCATCCTAATGCGTGTCTTGAAGAGTGATTTGGCTCGATATAACCTAGATGAAGAAGGaacagatgacatggaacaaggAGACAACGGCTGGAAGATCATCCATACAGATGTGTTCCGCTTTCCACCATACAGAAGTCTCTTATGTGCAGTCCTTGGTGTGGGTTTTCAGTTCTTGGCCTTAGGAACAG GTATTATAGTCATGGTTCTTCTGGGTCTGTTTAATGTGCACAGACATGGAGCAATAAATTCTGCAGCCATCCTACTCTACGCCCTAACTTGCTGTGTTTCTGGGTATGTGTCCAGTAATTTCTACAGGCAACTTGGAGGAGATCGTTGGGTTTGGAACATCATACTTACAACCAGCCTTTTCTCTG CACCCTTTTTCCTGACATGGAGTGTGGTCAATTCAGTGCACTGGGCCAATGGCTCCACCCAAGCTCTCCCAGCAACCACCATTCTGCTTCTTCTCACTGTGTGGCTGCTAGTTGGTTTCCCTCTCACTGTAATTGGAGGCATCTTTGGAAAAAACAGAGCAGGAAACTTTGAGGCTCCTTGTCGGACTAAGAACATTTCCAGGGAAATCCCTCGTCAACCTTGGTATAAATCAGCACCAGTACATATGGCGATTGGAGGCTTTCTGCCCTTCAG TGCGATCTCAGTGGAGCTATATTATATATTCGCCACAGTTTGGGGTCGGGAACAATATACGCTGTATGGAATCCTGTTTATTGTGTTTGCCATCCTGCTGAGTGTGGGTGCTTGCATCTCAGTAGCTCTAACATACTTCCAGCTGTCAGGAGAAGACTATCGGTGGTGGTGGCGCTCAGTCCTAAGCACAGGGTCAACTGGAGCATTTATCTTCCTCTATTCAGTATTCTATTACTGGCGCCGATCTAACATGTCAGGAGTGGTTCAGACTGTCGAATTCTTTGGATATTCTTTTCTAACAgcttatgtttttttcttaatgctTGGAGCTGTCAGCTTTACCGCATCACTTCGATTTATACGCTATATATACATAAACCTGAAGATGGACTAA